A region of the Deltaproteobacteria bacterium genome:
GTCGTTTCAGTGACCGACAGGACTGGAGCGACTGGCACTTGGTGTTTTTCCATGTGGGCAATCGCGCTTGGCACGTCAGGAAAAGTTTGCAGCCAATCTTCAATAATTTTTACGACTTCTGGTCGCCGCTTGAGCCGTTCAATATCTGTGCTGAAGAGCGGATTGTCGGCGAGATCGGGGCGATTCATTGCCTGACAGAGATCTTTCCAGTGATGGAGAAACGACATAATCACCAGATAGCCATTGGTGCCGCGAAACACGCCACCCGGACAGGCGTACGTCATGTGCCGACCAGCGCGCGTAGCTTGTACTGCCCCCCCACTGCCGCTGTAGGCATGCACGTTTACCTCATGGTAATGGTAATACACGTCGAGCAAGGCGATATCTAAGTGCTGGCCTTCGCCAGTGCGGTCGCGGTATCGTAACGCCGAAACAATTGCCAACGCCGCATGCACGCCAGTGCTGATATCACCCATGCCGACAAGCGGAATGTACGGAGCATCGTCAGGGTCACCAATCATCGAGGTGACACCTGAATAGGCTTGTGCGATGTAATCGTAGCCTGGTTTTGTCGACAGCGGTCCGCTTTGACCGAGGGCAGAGATCGAACACAAGATGATGTCCTTCTTCATCTCACGGAGTCGGTCGTAGCCGAGCCCCATATCCGCGATCACTCCTGGTTTGAAGTTCTCCACGACGACATCGACTTTGGGTACTAGCTCTGTGACGATTGCCA
Encoded here:
- a CDS encoding CoA transferase, with product MPQKMDHVLSDLRVLDLSRALAGPSCTRMLAEMGAEVIKIEPGPNGDLARRFSNYRNNRSLYYIQQNLGKKSVCLNLRDPRALAIVTELVPKVDVVVENFKPGVIADMGLGYDRLREMKKDIILCSISALGQSGPLSTKPGYDYIAQAYSGVTSMIGDPDDAPYIPLVGMGDISTGVHAALAIVSALRYRDRTGEGQHLDIALLDVYYHYHEVNVHAYSGSGGAVQATRAGRHMTYACPGGVFRGTNGYLVIMSFLHHWKDLCQAMNRPDLADNPLFSTDIERLKRRPEVVKIIEDWLQTFPDVPSAIAHMEKHQVPVAPVLSVTETTKHPHHRARGTVRTVHDRFHGDFDMPGMPLKFSRFPKDLPLEAATLGQHNEEVLTAYLGRSSQEVKTLREAGVLIEKEI